The Aneurinibacillus uraniidurans genome segment CTGCTCGCGATTTTGCTGCCGTTGTTTGTCGTTGTCTCAAGCGTCGGGATTGTAACGACAGTCGGCTTTTCATTGGCTATGCAAAATCAACAGCAGGCAGCAGGCAGCGCCTCGGCATTACTCGGTGTTCTTTCCTTTATCTTCGGTGGGCTGGTCGCTCCACTTGTCGGGATCGGTGGAAGTCACACCGCGATTCCAATGGGGATGGTCATTGCCATCACTGATATCGGTGCAATTGTATGTTATGCGATTCTTATTTGGCGAAGGTAAATACGAACCGTTTCTACGTGTATGTAGGAACGGTTTTTTTATATATGGGTGTAAATCACTGTATTGGTTCATACTAACAGCATATATGAATGGATAAATGGAGCGGAATGGCAGGTGAGATACCGGTGTTGACAGAGGATTTGCAGACGAATACGCAAACCTTACAAAATATGCTGGGCAAAAACCCGGACGTTGTGCTGCGTCGGCTGATCATTCATGATGCAGCCAAAGAAGCGGCGATGATCTACATTGAAGGATTAGTGGATAAGCGAGAAATCCATGAACAAATTCTCATGCCTCTGATGAAACCAGGTACGGAAAACACGGAAGGAAACATGGAGAATAAGCAGGTCAAACAGTGGCTCATAACCGAGGCCATTCCGGTATCGACCGTTCAGCCTGTACAGCGGGTAGAAGAGTGTATGCAGGCGATTTTTGTCGGGAATACGGTTTTACTTGTTCAGGGAATTGCAGAAGCCTTTGTGATAGGAACAAGCAACTGGGAAACCAGGCCGAGTGAAGAGCCGATAACAGAAGCGTTAATACGTGGTCCGAGAGAAGGGTTCGTAGAGTCTATTCATAAAAATACGGCCATTATTCGTCGGAAAATTAAAGACCAGAATCTTGTTTTTCTCCCTTATAAAGTGGGACGGCGTTCGCAAAAAGATCTGTATGTTGTCTACATAAAGGAAATTGCGAATCAAGCATTAGTAGACGATGTGAAAAGTCGAGTCGAACGCATTGATATCGATGCGGTGGAGGAATCAGGGTATGTAGAACAATTAATTGAAGAGAATTATTTATCCCCTTTCCCCCAAACACAAAATACGGAGCGGCCGGATCGAGTTGTACAGGCTTTGCTGGAGGGGCGTGTTGCCATTTTGCTGGATGGAACACCGTTCGTTCTGCTGGCCCCTGTCACCTTCCCGATGCTGATGAGTTCACCGGAAGATTATTATGAACGGTGGATTCCCGGCTCGCTCATTCGTCTGTTACGTTATATAGCTGTTTTTATTTCTTTATTTCTGCCTGCTCTGTATATTTCCTTTATCTCATACAATCACGGAATGATTCCAACGAAGCTGGCGATTTCGATTTCGGCATCGAGAGAGGGTGTTCCGTTCCCTTCGATTGTGGAAGCGTTCATCATGGAAGTGACCGTAGAGATCCTGCGCGAAGCAGGGATTCGTCTTCCTAAAACGATAGGTCAGGCGGTTGGAATTGTAGGGGCGCTCGTTATCGGACAAGCGGCGGTAGAAGCTGGAATTGTCAGCCCGATCACGGTCATCGTTGTATCCTTAACGGCCATTTCCTCCTTTTCGTTTCCACAGTATGGTGCGGCGATTGCCATTCGAATCATGCGATTTAGCATGATGATAGCCGCTTCATTTTTAGGGTTGTTTGGGGTGATTTTGATGTCGATCTTTCTCATCGCACATCTTGTAAAACTAAAAAGCTTTGGTGTTTCATATCTGGCGCCGTTTGCCCCTATCTATCTTCGTGATTGGAAAGACGGACTGTTACGGCTACCGTTTTTCACATTACGAAAACGCACCCGGATTACAAAACCAAAAGATTCAACCAGACGGTAGAGGTAGGAGATATGTATGAACCCGAGAGAACAAATTACGTCAAAACAGGTAACGCTGAGCATCTTTCAGTATTTAGTTGGTTCCGGGATTCTGTCCCTTCCCCGGGCTGCAACGGAAGCGACTCGTAATCATGATGCCTGGATCAGTGTACTTGTTGCGGGGATTTTGATAATGGGAATTGTGTATGTTGTAACGAAAGTGAGCATGATGTTCCCGGAACGAACGTTCTTTCAGTACAGCCAGGAGATATTCGGAAAGTGGATCGGCAGACTGTTGAGTCTGGTGTTGTCAGGCTATTTTTTAGTTCAGGCCGCATACCAGTCACGAATTATGGCAGAGGTAATTCATATGCATTTGCTGACCAGGACACCCAAGATTGTGCTTATGATTTTATTTATGGCGGTTGGCACGTATCTCGTAGTCGGGGGAGTCAATGCTCTTGCCCGTTTTTGTGAGTTTGTATCTCCGATTACACTTTTGCTTGTTTTGGTCATACTTCTGCTTGCTTTAAGTAACGTCGAGATCGACAATTTACGTCCTGTGCTAGTCGATGGAGTGATGCCAGTTGTCAAAGGGATAATGTCTGTAGCTTTGCCATATACAGGTGCAGAAAGCGTGTTCATTTTATATGCATTTATGAAGAAATCGGATCATGCGGTTCGATCGACGGTATCAGGGATTGGGATTGCAACCGTGATGTATACACTAGTTACCATGGTTACCATAAGTACACTTACGGCGGCAGAAACGCAGACACTGCTTCTTCCTGTAATGGATATGGCAAAAGAGATTTCATTTCCGGGCGGTTTTTTCGAGAGATTTGAACTGTTTCTGCTCGTATTCTGGGTTTTGTTTATGTACACCACGTACACATATAGTCAATATTTTGCCAGCCTTGGGTTGAGTCAATTGTTCAATAAGAAGCTTACGCCGTTTGTTTATGCAGTGCTTCCCTTGATTTATGGAATAGCCGTGTACCCACCAGATATAAATGCAGCATATGAGATGGGGCGGGGAATGGCTTTGTTCGGCATAGGACTTGCTATACTATTGCCACTCCTTGTATGGATATGTGCAAAAATAAGGAAGGTAAAATATGCGCCACAGACATGAAAAACGTTGGGCTTTTCTTTTTGTATGGGTACTCGTGATTACAGGGTGCTGGGATCGGACTGAAATTGAAGACATCGGAATTGTAACCGGAATTGCCATTGACCAGCCGGAGAAAAAGGATAAACAGGGGAAGGACAGTAAAAAATTTGATCTTACCCATAACATTGTCATTCCGCAGGCGTCCGCAGGAAAATCCGCCGGTTCGAAAAAGGCGTATGCAAACGTTACAACGAAAACAGAAAGTGTATTCGAGGGCATCAGGCACGTATCTACCATTACAGGGAATTCTCCATCGTATGAATACTTGAAGGTGCTGGCAATTAGTGAGGAAATAGCTCGTACCTATAACTTGCAGGAACTGTTGAATTTCTTTTTGCGCAATACAGAAGCGCGCCGGACGGTTAAGGTAGTCATTGTACAAGGAAAAGCAAAAAATGTATTAAACAAGCGCCCCATTATTGAAAATAATCCTGCCGTGAATTTATCCGATATTGTGGAAAATAGTAAAAAAGTGATACAGATTACACCTGAAGTAACTCTGGGAGACGTTTCTAAGCAATTAACAAGCAAGAGAAACCTGGTCATTCCAAGAGTAATGGTCGTAAAAGACAAAGCACAAATGAGCGGCGCTGCTGTTATAAAGGGAAAAAATGCCAAAATGATCGGGACATTGACCCCGGAAGAGGTAGGGGGATTAAATTTGTTGCGAGGAGAAGTGAAAAATGGAGTCGTTAAGGGCAAAATGGCAAAGGGGAAGTTCATTGTATTTGAAGTCGATCGTATTCAACATCAAATAAAATCAGAAGTAAAGAAAGAAAAGGTTGGCTTTACGTTACAGATTAACGTAAAGGGAAAGCTGCGTGAAGATAATGTGATGGCAGAGGATGACTTTGACGAAAAGTTTTTGCACGAGGCAGAACGAGTCATACAGAATCAACTAGAAAAGCTGACGCAACGAACATTACGTAAAACTCAGAAGGAATTAAAAGTGGATGTAATCGGATGTGGAAAAAAGCTTGGGATCCAGGACCATCAAGTATGGAAAGAATATGAGCAAAACTGGGACGAAGCATTCAGCCGTATGCCTGTAAAAGTCAACATTCAAGTAACCATTACCGAATTCGGCACAAAAGGCAGAGAACGAATCAAAAAGTAAACGGAAAATATATTTCACGTATTATCAGAAAAATGGTATAACTATAAATGAAAAACAATTCGTACATTTGATGTTGAAATCGAATAGCAGAGGAGAATGGTAGCATGAGTAGTCAGTTTACGGTTGAAAAAACACAACATCCAAAAACAAAGCCTGACCAGCAACATTTAGGCTTCGGAAAATATTTTACCGATCATATGTTTTTGCTGAACTATACAGCAGGTAAGGGCTGGCATGATGCTCGCATTGTTCCCTATGCGCCGCTATGTCTTGATCCGGCTGCCATGGTATTTCATTATGGACAGGCTGTATTCGAAGGTCTTAAAGCATATAAAACAGAAGACGGTCGGGTGCTGTTATTTAGACCGGATCAAAATCTGGAGCGTTTAAATATCTCGAATGAGCGGTTGAGCATTCCGCAAATCGATGAAGCGCTTGTACTCGAAGGAATTAAGGAGTTAGTCCGAACAGACGCGGATTGGATTCCAACAGCGGAAGGCACATCTCTTTACATCCGTCCATTTATTATTGCAACGGATGCTGCATTAGGTGTACATCCTTCCCCGCAGTATTTGCTGGCTGTAATTTTATCTCCAGTTGGAGCGTACTATCCGGAAGGGCTTAAGCCGGTCAAAATTAACGTCGAAAGTGAATATGTTCGTGCGGTACGTGGGGGAACAGGTGTGGCTAAAACAGCTGGAAACTATGCGGCAAGTCTGCGTGCGCAGGAAGAAGCAGAAAAACAGGGCTATGCGCAAGTATTATGGCTCGATGGTGTCGAGAAAAAGTATGTCGAAGAAGTCGGCAGTATGAACGTATTCTTCAAAATCAATGGGGAAGTTGTAACACCTGCGTTGAACGGAAGTATTTTGAGCGGGGTTACAAGACGATCTATTATCCAGATTTTACAGGACAAAAACATTCCAATCGTGGAACGAAGAGTTTCGATCGAAGAACTGTATGAGGCATCTATGAATGGAACCCTGGAAGAAGCATTCGGAACGGGGACGGCAGCGGTTATTTCGCCAGTCGGAGAATTAAACTGGGAAGATAAAAAGATCATCATTAACAAAGGTGAGATTGGTCCGGTGTCCCAGGAATTGTATGATACATTAACAGGGATTCAGAACGGAAAAGTAAAGGATACATTCGGCTGGACATTTGAAGTATAAAAAGTAAATAGGTTTGATTGTGACAGGAGTGTATGAGGCGTCAGAGAGACGACTTCATGCACTCTTTTCTTTTTGGTGAACTTCAACACATGTTTCGGAACTAGCCGGATTTTCTCGAAAACTGGAAGGGCAGGTTCAAAATTTTACGGTGTAACGAAACTCTGCCATAAGACGAACGTAAAATTAATCATCCCGTCTGAAATGCCTGTGGTATAATCAGGTGGGAAAACCAATCTATATTTGACATGGGGAGGAGTGGATAGAAGTGCGAAAGTTGGCTTTAACAGTGCTTTTCTTTCTTCTATCAACCGCAACCGCCTTTGCGGATGCCGCACCAGGCGACACAATTGTAACATACGGACAGAACTTGTCGTCAGCGCAAAAACAACAGATCAAAGGACGCTTCAATCCACCGAAGGAAGCGCAAGAAATTACCGTTACGAATGCTGAAGAGCATAAATATCTCGATGGACTATTGCCGAAGAACGTAATTGGCACCCGGGCCATTTCGTCTACGATGATTCAACTGGCAGAACCGGGTCAGGGGATTAAAGTTGAGACGAATAACATTACGGGCATCAGCAAAGCGATGTATGAGAATGCACTGGCAACAGCGGGTGTGAAAGATGCCAATGTAAAAGTCGATGCACCGTTCCCGGTATCAGGTACAGCAGGCTTAACCGGCGTCATGAAGGCGTATGAACAAGTAACGGGTACAAAAATCGACGAAAATCAGAAAAAAGTTGCCAGTGAAGAAATGGTAACGACATCGAAAATTGCCGAGCAGATTGGTGATAAGGAAAAAGCAGCCGAGCTTCTGACGCGTCTGAAAGCAGAGTTAGCCAAACAGACCGGCAAAATGAGCGACGATCAGCTGCGCCAGATGATCAACAATGTGGCACAGCAGATGGGGCTTACACTAAGTGATCAGGAAATTGATTCGCTTGTGAGTATTTTGCGCAAAATCCAGAATTTAAACATCGACTGGAGCAAGACGCTTGACCAGATCTCAAGCTATAAAGGACAAGTGCAGGATTTTCTGAATAGCAATCCGGAAGCGAAGTCGTTTGTTCAGGAGATTTTGCAGTTCCTTAAGCACTTAATTGATAAGATGCTGAGCTGGTTTGCATAATTACAGGTTGACAGGGGAGAAATATCCAAGTAAGATATGTGATAATTAAATGAATAGTACAAAAGAACAACAACTCTTATCGAGAGAGACGGAGGGACATGGCCCGATGAAGTCTCAGCAACCACAGGTTTTCCTGTACGGTGCTAATTCCATCAAAGCTTTGTACATAAGCTTTGGAAGATGAGAGGAGGATATTCGGATACCCGACCCTCTTCTTAGGAAGAGGGTCTTTTTTATAGAAACTGGAGGGGGAAATATGAAAAACATACGCATTGCTTTACTTGGACTTGGAACAGTAGGATCGGGAGTGGTGACGATTTTACAAACGCACGCCGAGCGGCTTCGCAAGCAGACCGGTGTAGCATTTGAGATAGCAAGCATTTTGGTGCGTGATACTGCGCGCCCGCGTAAGGTGGAAGTGGAACGCAGTTTGCTTACAGATAATATCGCTCGCGTTTGGGCGAGTGAGCCGGATGTTGTCGTTGATGCGATGGGGGGCCTTGTGCCAACGCTTAGTTACATGGAAGAGGCAATTGCACGTGGCTGTCATGTCATATCTGCAAATAAAGAACTGCTGGCGATACACGGGGCCTGGCTGCATACGCTGGCACAAGAGCAAGGGGTCGGCTTGTTATACGAAGCAAGTGTAGGTGGAGGGATTCCGATTCTGAATACATTAGCCCAGCTATTGAATGTAAATCGGATTACGCGTGTGGCGGGTATTTTGAACGGTACGACGAATTATATTCTGACGCGTATGGAAGAAGAAGGATTGCCATATGAAGCGGTGCTTGCTGAGGCACAGGAGCTTGGTTTTGCAGAAGCGGACCCGACCGCCGATGTAGAAGGATATGATGCATTTCATAAAATCCGGATTGTAGCTCGTCTCTGTTTTGGTGAAGAGATAGACGAGAAAGCAAGTTTGCGGGATGGGATCACTAGTGTTACAGCGGAAGAGATTGAGTTATTTGGTCATCTGGGCTTACGGGTAAAGCTGCTCGCCACAGCCGAGCGGGTCGGTGCGAGCTTGCGTGTACAGGTAGCACCAACGCTTGTGCCGCATTCGCATGCATTAGCGCAAGTGAAAAATGAATACAACGGTGTGTTTGTTACAGGGGATGTGGTAGGAGATTTATTCTTTACAGGTAAAGGAGCAGGCATGCTGCCGACAGGAAGTGCGATTGTGGAAGATATTGTACATGCGGTGCGCGGTACGACATTTATTCCAGAAACAGCGGCTGTTGCGCTTGCAGCGGAAGAAATCGTAGAAAAAACAGGGGTGGAAGCAGCCTTTTTTACTTTGAAGCCGAAAGATGAGCGGGGGGAATTTAGCCTGCTGTCGTTTTTGTCGGGTGAGGCCGGTGTGCTGCATCGGGTAGAGACGGTGAAACGAAATGGACAGACACATGTAGCAGCGCTTCTTAGCTCGCATGATCGAGCTGTAATTAACGCATTTGCATACCACATAGGGGCAGTCGTTCGCTTTCGGGAACTGCTAGCAGAGCCAGAAGTCGTGCTGAGTCCAGTGACCATTAATTAGAAGCAAATTGGACAAGAAAAATGTAATTTTTCATCATATAATGGATGGAGGTAGGAATCA includes the following:
- a CDS encoding DUF1002 domain-containing protein → MRKLALTVLFFLLSTATAFADAAPGDTIVTYGQNLSSAQKQQIKGRFNPPKEAQEITVTNAEEHKYLDGLLPKNVIGTRAISSTMIQLAEPGQGIKVETNNITGISKAMYENALATAGVKDANVKVDAPFPVSGTAGLTGVMKAYEQVTGTKIDENQKKVASEEMVTTSKIAEQIGDKEKAAELLTRLKAELAKQTGKMSDDQLRQMINNVAQQMGLTLSDQEIDSLVSILRKIQNLNIDWSKTLDQISSYKGQVQDFLNSNPEAKSFVQEILQFLKHLIDKMLSWFA
- a CDS encoding GerAB/ArcD/ProY family transporter; the encoded protein is MNPREQITSKQVTLSIFQYLVGSGILSLPRAATEATRNHDAWISVLVAGILIMGIVYVVTKVSMMFPERTFFQYSQEIFGKWIGRLLSLVLSGYFLVQAAYQSRIMAEVIHMHLLTRTPKIVLMILFMAVGTYLVVGGVNALARFCEFVSPITLLLVLVILLLALSNVEIDNLRPVLVDGVMPVVKGIMSVALPYTGAESVFILYAFMKKSDHAVRSTVSGIGIATVMYTLVTMVTISTLTAAETQTLLLPVMDMAKEISFPGGFFERFELFLLVFWVLFMYTTYTYSQYFASLGLSQLFNKKLTPFVYAVLPLIYGIAVYPPDINAAYEMGRGMALFGIGLAILLPLLVWICAKIRKVKYAPQT
- a CDS encoding spore germination protein; the protein is MLTEDLQTNTQTLQNMLGKNPDVVLRRLIIHDAAKEAAMIYIEGLVDKREIHEQILMPLMKPGTENTEGNMENKQVKQWLITEAIPVSTVQPVQRVEECMQAIFVGNTVLLVQGIAEAFVIGTSNWETRPSEEPITEALIRGPREGFVESIHKNTAIIRRKIKDQNLVFLPYKVGRRSQKDLYVVYIKEIANQALVDDVKSRVERIDIDAVEESGYVEQLIEENYLSPFPQTQNTERPDRVVQALLEGRVAILLDGTPFVLLAPVTFPMLMSSPEDYYERWIPGSLIRLLRYIAVFISLFLPALYISFISYNHGMIPTKLAISISASREGVPFPSIVEAFIMEVTVEILREAGIRLPKTIGQAVGIVGALVIGQAAVEAGIVSPITVIVVSLTAISSFSFPQYGAAIAIRIMRFSMMIAASFLGLFGVILMSIFLIAHLVKLKSFGVSYLAPFAPIYLRDWKDGLLRLPFFTLRKRTRITKPKDSTRR
- a CDS encoding branched-chain amino acid aminotransferase → MSSQFTVEKTQHPKTKPDQQHLGFGKYFTDHMFLLNYTAGKGWHDARIVPYAPLCLDPAAMVFHYGQAVFEGLKAYKTEDGRVLLFRPDQNLERLNISNERLSIPQIDEALVLEGIKELVRTDADWIPTAEGTSLYIRPFIIATDAALGVHPSPQYLLAVILSPVGAYYPEGLKPVKINVESEYVRAVRGGTGVAKTAGNYAASLRAQEEAEKQGYAQVLWLDGVEKKYVEEVGSMNVFFKINGEVVTPALNGSILSGVTRRSIIQILQDKNIPIVERRVSIEELYEASMNGTLEEAFGTGTAAVISPVGELNWEDKKIIINKGEIGPVSQELYDTLTGIQNGKVKDTFGWTFEV
- a CDS encoding homoserine dehydrogenase, with the protein product MKNIRIALLGLGTVGSGVVTILQTHAERLRKQTGVAFEIASILVRDTARPRKVEVERSLLTDNIARVWASEPDVVVDAMGGLVPTLSYMEEAIARGCHVISANKELLAIHGAWLHTLAQEQGVGLLYEASVGGGIPILNTLAQLLNVNRITRVAGILNGTTNYILTRMEEEGLPYEAVLAEAQELGFAEADPTADVEGYDAFHKIRIVARLCFGEEIDEKASLRDGITSVTAEEIELFGHLGLRVKLLATAERVGASLRVQVAPTLVPHSHALAQVKNEYNGVFVTGDVVGDLFFTGKGAGMLPTGSAIVEDIVHAVRGTTFIPETAAVALAAEEIVEKTGVEAAFFTLKPKDERGEFSLLSFLSGEAGVLHRVETVKRNGQTHVAALLSSHDRAVINAFAYHIGAVVRFRELLAEPEVVLSPVTIN
- a CDS encoding Ger(x)C family spore germination protein, which gives rise to MRHRHEKRWAFLFVWVLVITGCWDRTEIEDIGIVTGIAIDQPEKKDKQGKDSKKFDLTHNIVIPQASAGKSAGSKKAYANVTTKTESVFEGIRHVSTITGNSPSYEYLKVLAISEEIARTYNLQELLNFFLRNTEARRTVKVVIVQGKAKNVLNKRPIIENNPAVNLSDIVENSKKVIQITPEVTLGDVSKQLTSKRNLVIPRVMVVKDKAQMSGAAVIKGKNAKMIGTLTPEEVGGLNLLRGEVKNGVVKGKMAKGKFIVFEVDRIQHQIKSEVKKEKVGFTLQINVKGKLREDNVMAEDDFDEKFLHEAERVIQNQLEKLTQRTLRKTQKELKVDVIGCGKKLGIQDHQVWKEYEQNWDEAFSRMPVKVNIQVTITEFGTKGRERIKK